ATAGATCCGAAGGGATCACTCATCGTGATAAGCAGTAAATATATAAAGGATGTATGCATACACCAGAAAGAGGATGGAAAAAACCAGTAACtaatttcccttttttttttcttgcaatttGTTGTAGTATAAAAGCACCATTTTTGGTACCTGAACTTGGAGTTACGAAGCTGCACTTCTTCTCTTCCGGGACGCTCACGACCATGCCGGGACTCTCAAACGAATCCGTCATCTCCCCCAGCTTCGCTGGATAATAAAGAGTCTcttttttttatccaaaattaaTTATCGTTAATTGTTGTACAAGGTTTATGCAAGATCTTATTTTTCCCTTCTTTATTGGGAAAAAAGGCAGCTTCTAAATCTAATTGCATGTGAAAGTTCTTGAGAGAAATTAAAACTAGAAAAGAGGCATCCATTTGAAAgttgattatttttaaatttggtgATAAATTGAATAAAAAGgccttcattttattttattttgcgcGATGCTCCTTCTCAATCGCACTGGTTTTGTTTGTCTGGCGGCCGTGTTCACGGTGGTCCTTTGGGATTCAAGCGCTTCTCGCTTCCAGGAATGCGTGGAATTCCTCGATCGCCTTCTGCATCGTCGGACTGATGGAAGCAGAGGACGGGGACGGAGGGCACGACCCCGGCGACGTCGGGAACTTGACGTGCCGGTCCGACTCCGACTCCGCCGACAGCTTCCTCAGCGCTGCCTTCCGGTCTCTCTCGAACACAAAGGCCGCCGTCACCGGCAAGTGGGTTGCGATCTGCCCGCTGCTCTTGATCAGCTCCAAGGGAAGGTCGAAGTACGACTGCGCCGCGCCCTCCTCGTCCCCGTCGAGTATTGCCGACGACGACCACGACTCGCACTCGAACCGCTCGAGCGAGGCCGCCCTCGACGCCGTCGTCGTGACGCTGCCCTCCATCGACGCTTCTTTCTCGTCTAAGTTAGCTTCCTCCGGGGGAGGAGGCGGTGGGTGGTCGACGTTGACTAACGGCAGAGGCGGCGGTTTGGTCACCCCCTTCTCAGGCGCTGACACGTCCCCGGCCGCCGGGACGTAGAGGCAGCCGCAGTAGTTGAACATCTGCCTGCCACAGCGCCGACGTCGCACAATCCCCTGCTCGACGGGGTCGAGTCCGGTGATCCCCTCGCCGCTAGCACAGCCGTAGCGAGGCTGCTGGCGGTTTTGGTCGTGGCGTTGTGGGTAGTCACAGAAGGCGAGGCACCTGGGGCGGGAAAGGAGCGGCAGGATGTGCCATTTGGTTGGCGCCATGGTCGCGGGAGATCACTCTGCTCTGATCAAATTCTTCTATAGATACAAAGATGTAAACTTGCAGGCACGAAGTAGTCTATAGACATTGTAGTGGTGAACATGATGAGCTGTTTGTTGCCCTTATCACTTATATATATATCCTGGAGTACAAATCTTACAGATACAAACAGTTCACTCCATCTCTATTATATATCTTCGTTCATATTTAAACAAATTACAaaaatcatttatatttaaacaaATTACGAAAAAGAAGGTTGAAGACATGATCAAGATGCAACCCCTAACCTGAGCTATTTGGATCAGTTCAACCTACCTCACCTTTCGGTTGTTTGTGCGTGGCTGGCAGCCGGAGAAAGCCAAACCCTCTCTTCTTCCTATTCCCTCCTCTCCATTCCCTGCACGTAAGCATACCTTAGTGAGAAAACAATCAGATTTTACCAACCTACAAATCATCTCATGACAAATACCATACAAAGAGTTTGCTCTACATTGTTCATTCATTGGGAAGCAAGGTCCTACAGGATAATTAACAATCTTTAGAAGCAAACATGAAATTCCCAGTTTCTTACTCTTCACAGTCAAAGAAAGTAGCTTTACTCACAAACTTGCAATTGTTAAGTACAAGAAGAAATCTGTACAGTTTGTGTTTTGGTATAAATTGTGTGATACATTATAAATTGTTTTGATACATTAAGAAATGAGTGCATTGTCTTTCGGTTTCTTCATCAGCCTTTGCAATAGGCAGCTTCTCCAGAAAATAATTTAAGGCTTGAGAGGTACAAGTTGTGCCTAACAATGTGTTTCGACATAACTATATGATTCAGAGCAAGCGTCACGGTCAGATCAGGTCTATGCAGGGGGAAGAGCACGCCTGCATGTCGGGCATTCCATCTTTATATCCATCCATCTCTGTAAGCACACCGAGTGGAAGCAATGGTCACATGGTGTCACCTGCATGCCCAAGACACGATGGATATGTTCTTGATGAGAAAGAACGTTGATGTAGATGCTATgcacaaaataaaattttggtTGAACATTTATTATTACCATATAGCGATTTGAGTTCTCTGTGAAGTCAATGGTAGTCATGCAAATGACACAATCTGTCGCTTGAGATGCATAACTttcaaacttcctgtaatagcaATACTTTTCAGGGAGCATCTGCCAATAACCAGAGAACAATGAGAACTTAAGATGTTTAACTATCGATCGTTAGAATCATAATGTTCTGAAGATCCACACATTTGTATGCATCATCATTCCAACATGAACGATAGGCATACTAGTTTTTGTAATCCTTAAACTAAAGGCAACATGGTCAAATAACACATATCAGGCATGAAGCATTAAAATTACTCATTCTGAAGCAATAGAGTATAATGAGCAAAAAAGATTGGCTCCAAAAAGCACTTTAAATTCAAGGGAATTGACAGTTTATATTATCATGCccgaaaattatgaaaaatcagTGTTATCATATTTTGCTGACAATATgatagaaaagaaagaaagaactcaAACCTGACGGGGAATGAACCATCGGGATCCAAGATAATGCTGAAGTAGGAGAATCAATGATTGCAATCCCAAAAATACTCCCAAACATATGCACCAATAGTTATCAACCTCTATTCGCAAAAAGTTGCTTGGGCAGCCAAATATGTAAAATGGTATGGCGAGGCGAGTAACAGACATTCCGATTATGTAATATGGGTGCAAGGGCTTTCTTGTATCCCGAATGACATTAGTCACTATCTGGGGAATCCAAAATGAGTACATAATGAAAATTACTGGCCGCAAGAAATTGTGCAGATGGTATAGTAGCAGAATACCACCTAACAAAATCCCATCTGCAAAGTAGCATAATTGGATTAAGCAAGCAAAAAAACTAAATAGAGTAAATAGCAAATATCTGGAACAGTGGAAAATCTAGAGGatgaaaattattatatataattaattaagagGATGTAGCTAAAATTTCAGGTCAAGAATAAAGGCACTAAACTTTTGAATTTGTAGTGTTAAAACCCAAGTAATTGACATTTCCCATAGAAAATACACCAAGACTGAGAATAATGGGATGAGCTGCTCAAGTAGCAACAAGGTGTCAAGCACACCTAGATGGCATAATACCTTCTCTTCCAACATTTTGCTCGCATTTGTAACTGCCTTAGTGCATCTGCAGCCTCCACAACTCCCTGTGATGGTATTATTCACGTTATTGAATGAAGTTGGGAGATTGGTGGGTGTCCTCATGGTTCATTTCCACCATGAGTTCACTTTGATCCGCCAACTATCCATCACAGCATTGTTCGGACAAGTTATGGTGACCTTTACTTCACAACCTATTgttatttcaaaatcttctaactaTGCTTCTGCATCTTCTATTATTACTATTAGTTAACCTAGATAAATAGTTTAAGGTTTTATTTCAGAGATTTTCTGTCAGTACTTTCACATCAAGTTGTGCTTTATGGTTAAGCACAAGGCTCCTGTGGTTGGTTGATTTTGGTGTCTTCTCATATGATAAGTTACCATAAGTTGTTTTACACTACTCAGCTTTCTTCTGTGCCACCTATCTCCATAATTGATGGATCACATATCCCTGGTAAAGGAAAAGGTTCTTTATAAATCTAGCTAGTCTTAGTTTTGATATATTATAAGGCTTGGGTAATACATGTATTTTATCTTGTTATTGATTGATAGTAGAAATCTTTAGTTTCAATTAAGTAATTGCAGGCATTCTCAATGAGTCACATATCAAATATTTCTATGATAAAGTGAAAGATGAGTGCATGCTAACTTTTTTGTATGACAAGAGAAGTAAAATTGATTGATATAACTTAGTATGCATGTCGTGAACACAGAAGAAAAAACTGAAGTATAGTTTGATTAGAACTAAATACTACATTCTAATACAGTGACATGCATACTAAACAATAAGCACTCACAGAAACGGCTATACAGAACAGATAACTCCCGCCTCATGATTTCCCAGCTTTCACCATTTTGCAAAGGTCTACTTGCTTTCCATATAGCAAGGAGATATCTCATCTCAAAAATTGAAAAAACAACAAACTTGAAGAAAGCTGCGGTGGCAAAAGCATTGAACAGGGACTCTGCAACAAAAAACCATCCAAGTTACACAAATAAGTCTATCCATGGTAATATAGTTATGGCTTCAGAATTGATCAGCCAAGTTATTGAAGGAAGAGAGTAAATGGGGAAAAAAATAGATATTAACTAAATGAGAATGTAATGAGAAGACAATTTGTCCAAGACTATAATGGTATGACTTCAATGATGTATTGTGCTGACACTCTGCAAACATTTTCCTACTCTTTTTCCTAGGTTTCATTTATTTAATTATCTATTGTGCAATCAATTGGTCTTCAATTCAATTTATTTTGGCTTAATCACATACGATTGTTGAGCCATAAATTGACAAATTAGGCCAACACTTCTTAACTTTGGAGGTAAGACCaaggtttttaaaaaataatgttatGTGCTTGAGTTTAGGTGTCAAACTAGAATGGTATAATATCAGCACTATGTTGTGCCAACACAACAAATACTTTGACATTTGTTAAAAAGTGCTAAAATGAATCAAAATACGTTTTACTCATTTAATTATCTTTCacttaaatttttaggttttaatAGTTACatagttaaattaaaaataatcttttactTAATTTTACTACAATGTGTTTCAAGACAAATTCACATAAATGCTTCTCTTATATATTTGTTTTCTTAATTTGTTTACTTTAAAACAAACTAGATCAATTAGATTATAATTGAATTAGAATTTTGAATAAACAAATTATAAAGTACAATAATCATTACTTAAATTCATCTTGACACACATCAAAGCGTGCCAAAATATGTCAACACAGGATGGTACTAATCTGGATTGACAGTGCATGAAAGATCACCCATGCTGATCTGTATTGGTTTTAATAACTTACCAAAATGATACATATCGACAGTGCCATTAAGCATGGCACAACATTTCAAACCCACCAAaacttaatgaaaaatcaaagaCAAACAGAGTTTAACAGCTCTTCATGTCAAATCTACCATGAATAAATTAGCATCACAGAGTATAGTATTAGTCAAGGTTAAATCTAACATGAAGTCCAAATAATAGATGTCAAACCAAAGAATAAGATCTACATACCTACTAAAATTCCAGCAGTTAAATTCAAGAGGCATAGATATGCATCCATAATAGCTTGTTGACCAATCATTAAAATAGAAACTTTAGCAGCACCCTATCAAgtagaagaaataaaaaataaccaGATTAAAAACATACGATTCTATGAAtaatcgacaagtgcaataagaTGATTATAAAAAATGGAATAATGGATAAATAAAATACTCACAGATTGAGTATTGCTATGCTCCATTTGTCTAATCAACAAAAGAACTTGGAGAAATGATATCTATAAGATAACAAATAAAGGATTCCAAGTGCAACAGAAGATTTATAAGATGCGAGCCACTATTTGATGAAGGATACAAAAGTGACCATCAACGTATAGTTAACTGCTTTGTTGTAATAGGCCTCAGTATTCAAAGAAGTTGCATTCAACAAGATTGAAGGAAAGCACTCGCCATCACCATCCATTGCTGGACCCTCCATCAACCCCTCTAAATGGTAAAGCTCATGATTTCCATCTACTAATAAAATAATAGCTTAGCAAGTGGAAGCTGGTATACAATGGAAGTTAGTGTACAATCTTAGTATTATTggataataagagaaaagaatgcCCTGATATTCAACTAAGATAGCAGGAGGCTGAGTCCTGGTTGCAATGGCAAGGATTGAGAGCAACACATGCTTGAGAAGGACATAAAAACCATATTTTCTACTTTCTTAAACATAACAAATTGGTTAAGATGATAAACCATGCCTGGAAAACGTTTTTAGTACA
This region of Zingiber officinale cultivar Zhangliang chromosome 9A, Zo_v1.1, whole genome shotgun sequence genomic DNA includes:
- the LOC122020655 gene encoding transmembrane E3 ubiquitin-protein ligase FLY1-like isoform X1, whose product is MEGRRGERWSLWSAAAVAVFLGLVSPLMALRPLKQRAFAVDGAWGEELFLRRDDSDSSFSPWNITGTYKGQWSFLDVANGSSRFLDFGKSSGVSVLELVTTQTKIRGVHYVQGSITFHDVLDKEHDHGFAQMRLDGVHIWPFHKLRMVANSVPNNEPLQQDYFSNPYHLIGVFSSQVLQESIQDKRPRKKSLTNDIEKHCHIEIAAQVSQISSRQNVDGNHELYHLEGLMEGPAMDGDGECFPSILLNATSLNTEAYYNKAVNYTLMVTFISFLQVLLLIRQMEHSNTQSGAAKVSILMIGQQAIMDAYLCLLNLTAGILVESLFNAFATAAFFKFVVFSIFEMRYLLAIWKASRPLQNGESWEIMRRELSVLYSRFYGILLGGILLLYHLHNFLRPVIFIMYSFWIPQIVTNVIRDTRKPLHPYYIIGMSVTRLAIPFYIFGCPSNFLRIEVDNYWCICLGVFLGLQSLILLLQHYLGSRWFIPRQMLPEKYCYYRKFESYASQATDCVICMTTIDFTENSNRYMVTPCDHCFHSVCLQRWMDIKMECPTCRRALPPA
- the LOC122020656 gene encoding uncharacterized protein LOC122020656 is translated as MAPTKWHILPLLSRPRCLAFCDYPQRHDQNRQQPRYGCASGEGITGLDPVEQGIVRRRRCGRQMFNYCGCLYVPAAGDVSAPEKGVTKPPPLPLVNVDHPPPPPPEEANLDEKEASMEGSVTTTASRAASLERFECESWSSSAILDGDEEGAAQSYFDLPLELIKSSGQIATHLPVTAAFVFERDRKAALRKLSAESESDRHVKFPTSPGSCPPSPSSASISPTMQKAIEEFHAFLEARSA
- the LOC122020655 gene encoding transmembrane E3 ubiquitin-protein ligase FLY1-like isoform X2 translates to MEGRRGERWSLWSAAAVAVFLGLVSPLMALRPLKQRAFAVDGAWGEELFLRRDDSDSSFSPWNITGTYKGQWSFLDVANGSSRFLDFGKSSGVSVLELVTTQTKIRGVHYVQGSITFHDVLDKEHDHGFAQMRLDGVHIWPFHKLRMVANSVPNNEPLQQDYFSNPYHLIGVFSSQVLQESIQDKRPRKKSLTNDIEKHCHIEIAAQVSQISSRQNDGNHELYHLEGLMEGPAMDGDGECFPSILLNATSLNTEAYYNKAVNYTLMVTFISFLQVLLLIRQMEHSNTQSGAAKVSILMIGQQAIMDAYLCLLNLTAGILVESLFNAFATAAFFKFVVFSIFEMRYLLAIWKASRPLQNGESWEIMRRELSVLYSRFYGILLGGILLLYHLHNFLRPVIFIMYSFWIPQIVTNVIRDTRKPLHPYYIIGMSVTRLAIPFYIFGCPSNFLRIEVDNYWCICLGVFLGLQSLILLLQHYLGSRWFIPRQMLPEKYCYYRKFESYASQATDCVICMTTIDFTENSNRYMVTPCDHCFHSVCLQRWMDIKMECPTCRRALPPA